DNA from Rhipicephalus sanguineus isolate Rsan-2018 chromosome 11, BIME_Rsan_1.4, whole genome shotgun sequence:
GCATACTGCAGACCAGTCTCGTTCTCTTCGGGCTTGGCTTTACGGAACTTTTCTCTGTAACCTTCCGCAGTATAGCGGAACCTCTGGAGAAGCGCTGCTCTTAGCTTATCATAATTCAGCGCGGCTGTTGAATCTAACCGGCCTATGACGGTTAGTGCTTCTCCTGTCATACATAGGCTAAGCGAAAGAGCCCACTTTTCACGCGGCCACCCTTGACACGTTGCGACCCGCTCAAACCGCTGCAGGTACACATCGAGGTCGTCTCGAGCTTCATTGAAGGCGGAATCAATTTATGAGGGCTGCAGATCTCCGTTATCCCTCTGGTGCTCGTGCTAGATCCTCCTTGCTCATCAGTCTCAGTTGACTGTAGCCTCCCTGTACTCTCCTGAAGTCGAAGCTTCAGCTCTAGGATCTTCAGCTCCTGTTCTTGCACTTTCTGCTGCTGCTCCAGTAGCTTTTGTTGTCTCTCTACATTTTCTTTCGCGACCTCGCGTTCTTTAGCGCGTTCATCGCGAGCTTGAGCGCACTCTCGTTCTACCCACTCTCTGAGCTCAACATTCTCCAACCCTAGCTCTCGGCCAATTGCAATAAATCTTTCCTTCTCCATgacatatccctttcagtcacgaattatgatgcactgtctgcaaatgcatcaaatttgcatggcattattccaaggcactcagtaaTACATTCCAgggaagaaaatgaaggaatgtgttgttttgtgtgagttacagtaattaatattaattagcgtgtaattaaacatcttattattctgcaatcagtaagcttcaatccttgcataaaaagaatcaactattaggcccaaaatgcatgcacactttgttttttggttgtatgtttttcgagcgaagaaagaaaacactcttgacgtcggtcctagaccgtcgcacgtcgaacgatcgtcgaacatagtagtgtctctagcaaagtgcaCATTTGCAGCAATAACcaacataatgaagttaaataaccgctagtTGTCCTCGGGACGCCTgcgcgaatgtgcacactaagtttcaggccatttgaagaaacatgcggtgcgtgatgcgactccgaggttgatgtgtacaattgtacacaccgtgattTAAAGGGATATGCTGTATCTGAGTAATGGCTTCAGATTTTAATAagccatcctggcaggctcgccaaatgtgatgatgggttcgtgggccctcagacacagagtcaaggacaagaaaacatttatacacaacactcataaaaaaacaaacacatgcacatgcacttgctggacactaataTACAAGATTACTTTCCCTCTAAGCCTCAATCCTTACAGCCTATACGCCTACGCGTGTATCCGCGCGTCCTGCCTAGTACGCAGTCTGTTGttccgtagacgtcactcacggcaccgacgaccgcgtagctgacgcacgctcgcagcaggagaggcacgacgagacgtcgacgtggcagacccagatcccgagctgctcgctcaggcCCGCACCGGACCACTATGCACCCGGTgtagcaccgagtccactcagcattCGACAGTGCCGGACCGGAAAACGTGGCGCCAGGACTACGCCCTCAGAAGTCAgtagtgccggaccccagcagcctcagcaccatggcTCGATTTGGTAGCTAGCTGGTCTCggacaccatctggcacaccatcagtagcttggtctggcccgctcgcacgtccaccgcaggaacacgccgcaaggcctcgtctaggacacccgttcgccacaggaaacgccaggctcgtcccggctggtctgatggcccccagctcgcggatcgaatGAGCTGCTTCTTGCTCGCTCGCTAGCTACGCACGCTCTGCCCGTCGCCGTTCtcaagctcacgcgcttcacgtttgcctctctcgcgcgcactccgtcgtcttcttcagtttcgttttcgcttgtTAATAACATCTTACTACAGGTGGCTTTCGGTACACGGCGAAGGTGAGGCCTGTAGGAGCATGCTGTCGGAGCTGTGGGAGCTAGTACAGAATAAGAGGGGCTGTAGTAAAGCACAACCAATCGTACTAAACGGGCCTGGACCAGGCCGGGAGCAATTCCCGACGAAAAGGCATGCGCGAACACGCATCAGAGTCCCGGGAAGGCACGCAGGGGCAGGTAGCGCACTGGATGGCACGGCAAACACACGCCACAGAACACACAGATGCACAGAGGAAGATCGCAGGTGCACGCGATCCCACCAGGGATCGCGTGCACCtgcgagagcacaacacgtagcgCCGAGCGATTAGTGACGGCCGCCGCGCACGTGAACATGATAGATGTTCCGCGACGCTGCCAGTACCTCGCTGACGCAGATCTTCTTGAAGAGGCGGAGGTAGGGTCTCGAGCAGAGGCGGTGTAGGACGCGGTCGTTGTCGGGGTCCCACGCGCCGAACGCGCCGACGATGACGGCTGCCACAGAGACACGCTGGTAGCGTTGACGGAGGTAGGCGGCGACGGGCTCATATCGGGAGACCTTGTCATTCCTCGTATTGGTGAAGGCCTCGCGCGTGTTTTCGAAAGGACGCCCCCCCCCGGCCAAGGAAGGGAGGCAACCATCTTTCTCTTCTGCCACCGTGAACTTGGTGGATGCCATTTAGGCAGTCAAGGACAGATTGCACGTCCTTGTTTATAATGCAGAAGCAGTCATCGACGTATCTTAGAAAGACCTTGGGTCTCGGCTGAAATAATTTGAATGCCTTGTTTTCAATTACTTCCAGTGTTAGATTTGCGTTCGTGACTGAAATGGATGCTCCCATAGCGCTACCGAAAACTTGCCTGTAGAATTCACCCTTGTGCGAGAAGTAGGTGTTGGATAGGCAGGATGGTAACAAGGTGCAGAGCTCAGTGACGTCGATTGGCGTGGAATCCGCCACTGTCGTGTCCTTGTGAAGCAACTGTCTTGTGAAGCAACTGTCCTGTGAAGCAACGTGTCCTTGTGAGCGAAGTGCGACTGGAGAATGTAGGCCGAGGGCCCCGATGTGGCTAAGGCACACGGTACAGCACATCACAACCGAGAGGGGCGGGCACAGCACGGGTTATGTCCTGCCAGCGCGCACGTGGTCGTGGTAGATGGCGCGCGTGGCCGCTGTCACCTCACTCACGCACAAACGTTTGAAAAGGCGCAGGTACGGGCGCTCGCATAGCCTCCTAAGCATGGTGTCGTTGGCGGGATCCCAAGTGCCGAGGGCTCCGACGACGATCGCGGCCACGGTGACGCGCTGGTAACGACGCCGAAGGTAGGCTGCAACGGGCTCGTACTTTGCGACCTTCTCATTGCGCGTGTTGGCGAGGGCGTAGGGCGTGTTCTCGAAGGGGCAGGCCACGTCGAGAACGATGGCTTCCTCGCCGCTCACCAAGACGAGGTCGGGTCGTAGGTTGGTGTCACCAATTGGTCGATTAGCGAAGGCGACGGTGAAGCGGGGTGATGTGGCGTTGCGGAGGCGCTCCACCACGCCTTTGTGTCGCGCCGTGTACATGGCGCTGTGCGCCATGCAGTGGCACACGAGGTGAGGTAGCGTCTCCCGGGAGTAGCCGCAGACGCGGCACCGCTGGTCGCGATCCGCTTGTCCCCACATCCGGGCGCCGTTCAGTGGATGGAGATTCAGTCGGGCCCGATGGATGAATCGCCAGTCTGCGAAATGGGTGTAGGCTGCAGTGCGCATAAAGTGCGAACTCGCCCGGTCAGCCGCCACGCAAGCCAGGACCTTTCCTTGATTGGGCTGGTCGTGGAGGGCTCGATCTCGGTCGGCGGCCAGGACCTCGCGCAGAGACAGCATCATTCTGCAGCGGTGGGCTGGGGTGATAGTGGTATCACCGCAGGTGATGCGGACGTCCTCCGGGCCTAGGGACCGGAAGACCTGCAGGTGACGAGACGCTTTGCGCGCCTCGGTCCACACCGAGCGTAGTTGGCTGGCTGGGGCACGGAACGCGTCCTCGATGCTTCCCGAGAGGTACGCCTCGAGCTCGGAACGGGTCGCCTCCCATCCGAGTCTCGCAGTGGCCACCGAATAGGCGTCGACGAGCGCCATGTCCCGGAGAACCCGGTCGGCGTGGTGAGCAACTTGTACGCTGAATCCATGCGGCAGACGTCACTGAGCTTTGCCGCCACGGGGATGCCAGCAGCGCCGCCGCCAGCGCTGCCGTAGACGTAGTGGTTGGATGCATTGCCCGGCAGGTAGAGGGTCCTCTTAATCAGAGGGCGTATGGCGACGCCAGTCCGTCTTGGTGAGAACCCCGCAGCGCATCGAGAAGTtcatacgcacagaatgtcacgagcgcatgacgcgcccgaaccagcccgagcccccgagacgcgagcggtgttgtggcggcgttctttgcgcttcatctctgcaagttatgccgaatgcgccctcgccgatcacttggctttcaacctattactgagcacgaaagctgcaacatttgtacggacgcgagactagcggtgtgccgcatgaacatctagttagacgcgggaggataaatgagcctaatgagcgctggaacgcagtagaatattagtttcgttgtaaagggtggcgtctgcacgatgcgcaaagcgcgagaacacgaacgcgtgcgaaacggaggtagattagtctcgaatctcgctgcgattcgcagtaaaaattaaaaaaaggaaacgcacacattccgtttgtgtgttttattattgctctcaagttttattcatccattcaagcaacaaattacaaaaactacgcgtcgtgtcaaataattatcgcagtgtcacgtgctactgttggcgacgtcagagcacactcgtctacgtagaggagcgacgtcacagcactaccatctacgtagggccattctctcatgcacgtcatcccctcattctctgggcgcgtggacgcgagaagaagggcaagcagcgttcagcttgaaatttgacccatttacgcggcgcgtagcgttgcaaattttggcagacgtaatggtgaacgcctagtgcatggattgcgctcgtcagctcaaaatggtcaaacctggtgaggggccctttaagaaaacaCAGTTTTCGGAAGGCAGATAAAGATATGTTTTGCACATGAAGGTTCCAGGACAGGTTGTTGCAAACAgtgacacctaaatatttatGGTCAGTGACTTCTTTAAGTGCAGAGACACCCAGCATATAAGTGTAATTTAGAGGTCTTTTCTTTCGGGAAATTGgaagaaaaacacttttttttctacATTCAAGGTCATCCCCCATTGATTGCACCAATGGAAAATGTGATTGAGGCTTTCATTGAGATCATCTTGGTCACTAGCGCGGGTGATATCTTTAAACAACACGCAATCGTCCGCGAAAAGTCTTATTTGAACATTTGCCTTGACAACATCAACAATGTCATTGACGTACAAGAGGAACAACAAAGGGCCCAACACTCCTCCCTGCGGTACCCCAGAAGTGACTGGCAAACAGGCCGAATGGTGCCCACCTATGTCCACGAACTGCTCACGATTGTTTAGCGATCGCCCAAGACACCGTCAGCGTCGAGCTACCCCCGGACCATTCGGCTCTCCTGGCGGAGCAGACAAGAACACTCCGTCGTCTTCTCCGCGAGCCTCCATCCGAAGATTCCTGGGCAGAGTGCGAGACTGCTTGGACACAAGCCGTCGAGATTGCGACTGAAGCGGTCCGCCTTCGACCACTGGTCCCAGGTCGCCCACACCGGCCTACCAACCCAGCCAACGCCGCGGACATCCAGCGGCTTTACAAGCGCAATCGCCGACGTGCAGTAAGGCTCATCCTCGAGGGCCCGTCCACACAGTGTGCCATTCCCCTCCAGGAGCTCTGCGACCATTGGAGAACCACCTGGTCCGAGCGCAACGCGGACACCTCTATCCTCTTCCGCCACACACCCGCTCCCAACCCGGTGGACACGACACCTTTCGTCCCCGACGACGTCCTACTACGACTGCGAAAATCCGAAAATACCGCCCCTGGAGCCGACCGCCTCACCTACAACCACTGGCGGACCGTCGACCCGGAGGCCAAGTTCCTGTGCGCACTCATCAATGCGTGCCTTCACCATCGCCGCACCCCGGACGCCTGGCGAACATCCCGCACTGTCTTGATCCACAAGAAAGGCGACCCGCAAGTGCCGAGCAATTGGCGGCCCATAGCCTTGGGTCCACGCCGCGCAACGGTTCCTGGGCCTTGGGTCTACGCGACCACGCCGCGCAACGGTTCCTGGGCCGTCCCGTGGGCTTCCGACTGGTCACCTCCGACAGCGCAGTCATCGACGACGCCATAGCCAAGGCCACGACCCTCCTCTCGTCGATGCTCGCGCCGTGGCAGCGCCTGGACGCAGTCCGGACATTTGTCTACCCGGCGCTGAACTTCGCGATGAGGTGCGGCGTCCTGACCAAAACCGATTGGCGCCGCCTGGACGACGCCGTTCGTCCCCTGATCAAGAGGACACTTTACCTGCCGGCGAACGCATCCAACGGATACGTCTACGGGAGTTCCCGTGCCGGTGCTGCAGCCATTCCTGACGCCGCGGAGCTGAGCGACGTGTGTCGCATTGATAATGCGTTCAAGCTCATCACGTCCTCCGACCGCGAGCTCCGGGACATGGCGTTCCGGGATCTCTACGCCATCGCAGAGGCTCGCCTAGGCTGGGACCCCACCCGGGCAGAGGTTGAGGCGTATCTGGCTGGAGCGACCGAGGCCGCCTTCCGAGCGCCCGCGAGCCAACTACGCTCCGTTTGGACGGAGGCCCGCAAAGCCTCCCGACGTCTCCAGGTCGCCTGGTGCTTGGATCCCGAGGACCCGCGCATCACCTGTGGGGACGCCAACATCACCTCCGCCCACCGCAACCGGGTAATGCGATCCATCCGCGAAGTCGTCTCTGCGGATCGGGACCGCGCTCTGCAAGACCAGCCTAACCAGGGGACGGTGATGGCGTGCGTGGCGGCGGATCCAGCTAGCTCCCACTTCCTCCGTACCGGCGCCTTCACCACCTTTGCAGACTGGCGCTTCATACACCGCGCCAGACTCAACCTGCTACCCCTGAACGGCGCCCGCATGTGGGACTCCGGAGGGCGTGACCAGCGCTGTAGGAATTGCGGCTACAGCCGCGAGACCCTACCGCACGTCTTGTGCCATTGCCTTCAGAGGAGTCCCGCTATACGGCCCGCCACAACGCGGTTGTCGCCCGCCTTCGAGCTGCTGCCTCGCCGCGGTTCACGGTGGCCTTCGAAAATCGCCCGGTGGGCGACACGGCTCTTCGGCCAGACCTGGTGCCCGCAACGAGAAGCTGGCCAAGTATGAGCCCGTGGCCGCCTACCTCCGCCGGCGATATCAGcgcgtcaccgtcgccgccgtcatcgtTGGTGCCCTGGGATCTTGGGATCCTGGCAACGACGCCATCTTGCGGCGGCTGTCCTCGCGCTCGTACTCCCGGCTCTTCAAGCGCCTCTGCGTCAGCGATCGAAGAAACGAGTAGTTCAGGAGTACCATAGTTTTTTAGCTTAAATATCAGTTTGGAATGAGGTACGTTgtgaaaagctttaataaaatgTAGAAAATTTAAATTGATTCGGCTACTATTATCAATAGTAGAAGAAAAAGTGTGAATGACAGTGACTAGTTGTGTAACTGTAGAATATCCCTTTCTGAAACCGTGTTGAGAGCTGGTTAGAATTTTTTCCGCTTCAAGGAACTCATTCAGGGCGTTTGCAATAATATGTTCAATTAGTTTACAGCAAGATGACGTTAGTGATATGGGACGATAGCTTTCTAAAAGGAGACGATCGCCTTTTTTAAAAATGGGCACCACTCGGGCTGTCTTCCCATCTTTCGGCAAGCTTGGACACGACAAGGAAGCATGAAATATAATGACGAGGTACATTGCAAGAGGTTCGGCGTATCGGCGAAGCAAAAGTTTGGAATATTGTCAGGTCCAGAAGAAGTTTTAGTTTTCAGATGAAGTAGCATTGAGAGCACTGCCGGATGGCTAATAAAATTTGAAAAAATTGTAACTGCAGCGCCGACAACTGGGCCAGCGGGGTTGCCATCAGTTGCAGCAGAAACTACACTGTTGAAGTGTGCGTGGAATTGTTCAGCAATGCCACTTTGTTCATTAATAATAACGCCGTTAGCAGTAATCTGTGACACTGGTTTCTTCTTTTCGCTTAAGTAATTGCAATATTTAGTCGGGTCGGTTTTAATAAAGCCTGGTAGCGTTGAACTGAAATAGTGTTCTTTTGAACGATGCAATGCAGTTGCAAGGCGTTCGTTGGCCTCTGCTATGACATGTAGCgatgcccttttctttttttattctttttactTTACATTTCCAATGTATGATTTCCCGCGTCATCCACGGCCGTCCCTTGTGTACTTTCTTTAGTTTGTTAGTGACAAACTTGTCAAGGTAATACCCACACATGCTGTTAAAGCGATCCCACAAAACACCAACGTCGCCACTATCAACATCAGTAAGACAAGCCTCGATGTGATCAATACCTGATGCGTCATCCGCATTGGAGTAATCCTTGTAGACATGCACATGTGTTTCTTTTCGCACTTTACAGCAAGAAATTGGCATAGAAATATTGACAAGTTTGTGATCAGATAGCCCGTGTTCAATATTGACAGTGTAATCAAGAATGCACTGGGGAAGGAATACTAAATCTAAAACAGAACTGCAAGAGCCATGCACTCGAGTCGGCTGGTTTACGACCTGGTTGATATCATGCTCTAACATTATGTCGAAGATAATATTCGTGTCATTTCCGGTGTCAAGCCGATCCCAATTATTGCTAAGGAGAATAAAATCGCCAGCCTAGATTTTTTTTTGGTTTAATGCTGGTGCATGTGCACCTGTAGTTTGGCTAGAAATTCCGGAGCCGCATCAGGAGGCCTGTATAAGGCATAAAGAATAAACATCTGGCTACAAAAAGAGAGCATGATGCACAAACATTCAAGTTCCGCAGTGTCATCCAATGAAACAGCAGCGATTTGATTTCTAATAAGTACCGCAACACCGCCACCCATGGTTACGCGA
Protein-coding regions in this window:
- the LOC119375375 gene encoding uncharacterized protein LOC119375375, with the translated sequence MALVDAYSVATARLGWEATRSELEAYLSGSIEDAFRAPASQLRSVWTEARKASRHLQVFRSLGPEDVRITCGDTTITPAHRCRMMLSLREVLAADRDRALHDQPNQGKVLACVAADRASSHFMRTAAYTHFADWRFIHRARLNLHPLNGARMWGQADRDQRCRVCGYSRETLPHLVCHCMAHSAMYTARHKGVVERLRNATSPRFTVAFANRPIGDTNLRPDLVLVSGEEAIVLDVACPFENTPYALANTRNEKVAKYEPVAAYLRRRYQRVTVAAIVVGALGTWDPANDTMLRRLCERPYLRLFKRLCVSEVTAATRAIYHDHVRAGRT
- the LOC119375376 gene encoding uncharacterized protein LOC119375376; its protein translation is MLAPWQRLDAVRTFVYPALNFAMRCGVLTKTDWRRLDDAVRPLIKRTLYLPANASNGYVYGSSRAGAAAIPDAAELSDVCRIDNAFKLITSSDRELRDMAFRDLYAIAEARLGWDPTRAEVEAYLAGATEAAFRAPASQLRSVWTEARKASRRLQVAWCLDPEDPRITCGDANITSAHRNRVMRSIREVVSADRDRALQDQPNQGTVMACVAADPASSHFLRTGAFTTFADWRFIHRARLNLLPLNGARMWDSGGRDQRCRNCGYSRETLPHVLCHCLQRSPAIRPATTRLSPAFELLPRRGSRWPSKIARWATRLFGQTWCPQREAGQV